Proteins from one Amycolatopsis benzoatilytica AK 16/65 genomic window:
- a CDS encoding Asp23/Gls24 family envelope stress response protein, translating into MAAVSEAPGAVTAPAPEPDERGSLAISEHAVERLAARAVNEIDRVGGSAGRTLGISVGGEALDRSAKATARVAGGEVDLEVRLSLSYPAPVASTTERVRAHLRTRVEELTGMPVSRVDITVTALHDPAPVRRRIE; encoded by the coding sequence GTGGCCGCCGTATCGGAGGCGCCGGGCGCGGTGACCGCGCCCGCGCCGGAACCGGATGAGCGAGGCAGTCTCGCCATCAGCGAACACGCGGTGGAACGGCTGGCCGCCCGCGCGGTGAACGAAATCGACCGGGTCGGCGGTTCGGCCGGGCGGACGCTCGGCATCAGCGTCGGCGGCGAAGCGCTGGACCGCTCCGCGAAGGCCACGGCCCGGGTCGCGGGCGGCGAGGTGGATCTCGAAGTGCGGTTGTCGCTGAGCTACCCGGCACCGGTCGCCTCGACGACCGAGCGGGTTCGCGCACACCTGCGCACGCGAGTGGAGGAGCTCACCGGGATGCCGGTCAGCCGGGTCGACATCACGGTGACCGCGCTGCACGATCCGGCCCCGGTGCGAAGGAGGATCGAATGA
- a CDS encoding CsbD family protein, with amino-acid sequence MTILIPLGLSHRPAFHLSSEKEKSMSAEDKIGAKADELGGKAKEAAGALTGNENLENEGKADQAKAGIRKAAEDVKDAFGDAADKVKNALKKD; translated from the coding sequence GTGACGATCCTGATTCCGCTCGGTCTATCCCACCGACCTGCTTTTCATCTGAGTTCCGAAAAGGAGAAATCCATGTCGGCAGAAGACAAGATCGGCGCCAAGGCCGATGAGCTCGGCGGCAAGGCCAAGGAAGCGGCCGGAGCACTGACCGGCAACGAAAACCTGGAGAACGAAGGCAAAGCCGACCAGGCGAAGGCCGGGATCCGGAAGGCGGCCGAGGACGTGAAAGACGCTTTCGGCGACGCTGCCGACAAAGTCAAGAACGCGCTGAAAAAGGACTGA
- a CDS encoding Asp23/Gls24 family envelope stress response protein, whose protein sequence is MASTTDSAAKSQDVAKIDAGPLTSSQGTTTVADVVVQKIAGLATREIPGVHALGGGAARAFSALRERIPGATASAGQGVSVEVGEKQAAVDLQIVVEYGVSIADVARSIRRNVISAVEGMTGLEVVEVNINVGDLHLPDEDDETSAESGRVQ, encoded by the coding sequence ATGGCTTCGACGACTGACTCGGCAGCAAAGTCCCAGGACGTGGCGAAGATCGACGCCGGACCACTGACGAGTTCGCAGGGGACGACCACGGTCGCGGACGTGGTGGTGCAGAAGATCGCCGGGCTGGCGACGCGGGAGATCCCCGGGGTGCACGCCCTCGGAGGCGGCGCGGCGCGGGCGTTCTCGGCTCTGCGGGAGCGGATCCCGGGCGCCACCGCGTCGGCCGGGCAGGGCGTCTCGGTGGAGGTGGGCGAGAAGCAGGCCGCGGTGGATCTGCAGATCGTGGTGGAGTACGGCGTCTCGATCGCGGACGTGGCTCGCTCGATCCGGCGCAACGTCATCAGCGCGGTGGAAGGGATGACCGGCCTCGAAGTGGTCGAGGTCAACATCAACGTCGGCGACCTGCACCTGCCGGACGAGGACGACGAAACGTCCGCCGAGAGCGGCCGGGTGCAGTGA